From Aquificaceae bacterium, one genomic window encodes:
- a CDS encoding aspartate carbamoyltransferase catalytic subunit: MPKHLISVRDLSKEDIDLLRHFSNRFRDGERETLEGDVALFFLESSTRTRLSFEKACRLLGLRTYYAGRGESSIEKGESLRDTIKTLQALGFRALVLRVPFVLFPYEGYKGEEISLINAGDGTHQHPTQGLIDLFTAIEVFGSLENLKVLYIGDILHSRVFRSGAYLFSLYGAKVGVCGPKTLIPSDLSPFGVEQVFDSVDEAIEWADLCIWLRLQEERFTESYIPSKESYFLQFGLTKERYKRLKGYFMHPGPVNLYVDVDAEVVYLDKSLVLKQVEMGLYVRMAVLYWALKDG, encoded by the coding sequence ATGCCAAAACATCTAATATCTGTGAGAGACCTCAGCAAAGAGGATATAGACCTTTTGAGGCATTTCTCAAACAGGTTCAGGGACGGAGAAAGAGAAACTCTTGAAGGTGATGTTGCTTTGTTTTTTCTTGAAAGCTCTACAAGGACTCGCTTATCCTTTGAGAAAGCTTGTAGGCTTTTGGGGCTTAGAACCTATTACGCAGGCAGGGGAGAAAGCTCAATAGAAAAGGGAGAAAGTCTAAGAGATACCATAAAAACTCTTCAAGCTCTTGGTTTTAGAGCCTTGGTGCTTAGAGTTCCCTTTGTTCTCTTTCCCTACGAAGGCTACAAGGGGGAGGAAATAAGCCTTATAAATGCGGGCGATGGGACGCATCAACATCCTACACAAGGGCTAATTGACCTCTTTACCGCTATAGAGGTTTTTGGTTCTTTGGAAAACCTAAAGGTGTTATACATCGGAGACATACTCCATAGCAGAGTTTTCCGTTCTGGTGCATACCTTTTTAGTCTTTACGGTGCTAAGGTTGGAGTTTGTGGACCCAAAACTCTTATTCCTTCAGACCTTTCTCCCTTTGGAGTGGAGCAAGTTTTTGATAGTGTGGATGAGGCTATTGAGTGGGCGGACTTATGCATATGGCTAAGACTACAAGAAGAAAGGTTTACAGAAAGCTACATTCCAAGTAAAGAAAGCTACTTTCTCCAGTTTGGTCTAACAAAGGAGAGATACAAAAGGCTAAAGGGCTACTTTATGCACCCAGGACCTGTAAACCTCTATGTGGATGTGGATGCGGAGGTGGTTTATTTGGACAAGTCCTTGGTTCTAAAGCAGGTGGAAATGGGTCTATACGTAAGGATGGCGGTTTTATACTGGGCTTTAAAGGATGGCTAA
- a CDS encoding DeoR family transcriptional regulator, which yields MDRKEKIIELIPQGYRSVKALAQHFGVSLMTIYRDVRELEKEGRIVRKHGELLLREEAGEVIEETVPSCAYCTKPIEKRLEFTYRMKRGKFVRACCAHCGLLLYKSLREEDIESCMTWDFISSKPLSCFSAWYVIGSSAMPCCSPSAIAFANKEDAEKFAKGFGGIVASFDEAVEGIEKLMKRGTPVKLKI from the coding sequence ATGGACCGAAAGGAAAAAATAATAGAGCTCATACCACAGGGATACAGGAGCGTAAAGGCTCTTGCCCAGCACTTTGGCGTATCCCTTATGACCATCTACAGGGATGTGAGGGAGCTGGAGAAGGAGGGTAGGATTGTAAGAAAACATGGAGAACTGCTCCTAAGAGAAGAGGCAGGAGAGGTCATAGAAGAAACCGTCCCATCCTGTGCCTATTGCACCAAACCTATAGAAAAAAGGCTTGAGTTTACATACAGAATGAAGAGGGGCAAGTTTGTAAGGGCTTGTTGTGCTCACTGCGGGCTTTTGCTATACAAAAGCCTAAGGGAAGAGGATATTGAGTCCTGTATGACCTGGGACTTTATAAGCTCCAAACCCCTGAGTTGTTTCTCCGCATGGTATGTAATAGGCTCTTCCGCCATGCCATGTTGTTCTCCCTCTGCCATAGCCTTTGCAAACAAGGAAGATGCGGAGAAGTTTGCTAAGGGCTTTGGAGGAATAGTGGCGAGTTTTGATGAGGCGGTGGAGGGCATTGAAAAGCTCATGAAAAGAGGAACTCCAGTAAAATTGAAAATCTAA